In the genome of Sander vitreus isolate 19-12246 chromosome 13, sanVit1, whole genome shotgun sequence, one region contains:
- the emsy gene encoding BRCA2-interacting transcriptional repressor EMSY isoform X5, whose translation MPMIQLEKPVLTGTMPVVWPTILDLGRDECKRILRKLELEAYAGVISALRAQGDLTKDKKDLLGELTKILGISTERHRAEVRRAVNDERLTTIAYHMSGPNSSSEWSIEGRRLVPLMPRLVPQTAFTVTANAVASATANQNASLLLPAETGNKEVVVCYSYTSTTGTSTSATATSGTIGATVKSPRPPSPSSNVVVLPSGSTVYVKSVSCSDEDEKPRKRRRTNSSSSSPVMLKEVSKVSPPISKNITVPVSGSPKMSNIMQSIANSLPPHLSPVKITFTKPTIQTTNTTTQKVIIVTTSPSSNFVPNILSKSHAHNNAALSKLISTSMLTAPTQKQTVVFPASVSPSSNTVAVTTMVSSTPSVVMSTTCASSAGVKVASARLPSPKTLVGSPAQILAQFPKQQSPKQLQQSSSMGVCSVSQTQTTSTSPGSKPTIQIKQESGVKIITQQVQPSKILPKPSSVALSSSSSSPIMVVSSNGAIMTTKLVTQATATQATYTRPTVSPSLGARISAAGGGTTYVKTTSGSIITVVPKSLATLGGKIISSNIVSGTTTKITTIPMSSKPNVIVVQKTTGKGATIQGLPGKNVVTTLLNAGGEKGLQAVQGTKPAIITASRPITKMIVTQPKGMSSGSQSTATKIIPTKIVYGQQGKTQVLIKPKPVFQTAVVSEHTRQLVTEALQQVTRSAEIGQGQTSGQDGSTKDDAGSLAAESSHGSAQESQPVVHVVSSREQDWTEQEVSVESSPTIIYQEVSGGESQSATSTIKALLELQQTTAVKEKGEPKPRQHTIDLSQMAVPIQLAQEKKPSPESPRPSTSEAEPSTEYVTAGKVSSRVVVPSEDDNVVMSSSQQLGKPPKISSQATVVTKPAATVLSAASHVSHMPSDSHGKTETVLEVGELEGDTLDPQTGLFYRSSQPTTDPIKQTTHSAAAQPHPPSQAEAEQSRHSSAYTQPPLPPPQLHSKPQISQPSSSSTIFPSTLPPTKKLPKLREQSQPKPQALTQSPKDRPLTAPLQAGAKVTALATPTKPLLTPQLPKLQQAPTSHHRPLHTPMSHPPPLQAHHPVSTEKTASSQQPIITQSATVTKITFGSAHHSSPVFSSGEATAKLIPESSSRPSGDKPSVSDILKISMMEAEIDPSTEPMVVDSSSDCGPMGKAMEVQAVSGTLDSGQFISSSGASMHHPLTKPQQFSCMQGLTAQRGKEDLEIIEVIPQYSILPDSSQSNVVVEPSGFLEITNYTSQQLEEDSPMEQEVDSSNDEATAASPPNQP comes from the exons ATG CCCATGATTCAGCTGGAGAAACCGGTGCTGACTGGTACCATGCCTGTGGTATGGCCCACCATCCTTGACCTGGGCAGGGATGAGTGCAAAAGAATTCTCCGTAAACTTG AGCTGGAGGCTTATGCTGGGGTTATCAGTGCCCTGCGAGCCCAAGGAGACCTGACAAAGGACAAGAAGGATCTGCTCGGAGAACTCACTAAAATCCTTGG TATCTCAACAGAGCGCCATCGTGCAGAAGTCCGCAGGGCTGTCAATGATGAACGCCTCACCACCATTGCATATCA TATGTCAGGTCCTAACAGCTCGTCCGAATGGTCCATTGAAGGACGGCGGCTTGTTCCCTTGATGCCGAGGCTGGTCCCTCAGACAGCCTTTACTGTGACTGCTAATGCTGTGGCCAGTgctacagccaatcagaatgcCTCCCTTCTGTTGCCAGCTGAAACGGGAAACAAAGAAG TGGTTGTATGTTACTCCTACACAAGCACCACCGGCACCTCAACCAGCGCTACAGCGACCAGCGGCACCATAGGAGCAACTGTAAAATCCCCACGACCACCCAGTCCTTCATCCAACGTTGTGGTGTTGCCCAGCGGGAGCACCGTCTATGTAAAAA GTGTGAGCTGTTCCGACGAGGATGAGAAGCCTCGCAAGCGAAGGCGGACAAACTCGTCCAGCTCGTCGCCGGTGATGCTGAAGGAGGTTTCCAAGGTGTCTCCGCCGATATCCAAGAACATCACGGTACCGGTGAGCGGCAGCCCCAAGATGAGCAACATCATGCAGAGCATAGCCAACTCGCTGCCGCCCCACCTGTCCCCCGTCAAGATCACATTCACTAAGCCCACCATCCAGACCACCAACACCACCACGCAGAAG GTGATAATCGTGACAACATCTCCCAGCTCCAACTTTGTGCCCAACATCCTGTCCAAGTCTCACGCTCACAACAACGCTGCTCTGTCCAAGCTGATCTCCACCTCCATGCTGACCGCTCCCACCCAGAAACAGACGGTGGTCTTCCCAGCCAGCGTCAGCCCTTCCTCCAACACCGTCGCAGTGACCACAATGGTCTCCTCTACTCCTTCAGTGGTCATGTCAACAACAT GTGCCTCTTCAGCTGGGGTGAAGGTGGCTTCAGCCAGACTTCCATCACCTAAGACCCTGGTGGGGTCGCCGGCTCAGATCCTGGCCCAGTTCCCCAAACAGCAGTCACCCAAACAGCTGCAGCAGAGCTCATCTATGGGAGTTTGTAGTGTCAGCCAGACCCAGACCACCAGCACCTCACCGGGCTCCAAACCCACCATTCAGATCAAACAAGAGTCGG GGGTCAAGATAATCACTCAGCAGGTTCAGCCCAGCAAAATCCTACCCAAGCCATCATCCGTGGCTTTGTCCAGCAGCAGCTCATCCCCCATCATGGTCGTCAGTAGCAACGGAGCCATCATGACCACCAAACTGGTCACTCAGGCCACAG CTACCCAGGCCACCTATACGAGACCGACTGTTAGCCCCAGCCTCGGCGCCAGAATATCAGCCGCCGGTGGGGGGACCACCTACGTCAAGACCACCAGCGGCAGCATCATCACAGTGGTGCCCAAGTCGCTGGCCACTCTGGGCGGGAAGATCATCAGCAGTAACATCGTCTCCG GCACAACGACTAAGATCACCACCATCCCAATGAGCTCCAAGCCGAACGTCATCGTGGTTCAGAAAACCACTGGAAAAGGAGCAACCATCCAAGGACTACCTGGCAAAAATGTGGTCACCACGCTTTTAAATGCTGGG GGTGAGAAGGGCCTGCAGGCTGTTCAGGGGACCAAACCAGCAATCATTACTGCCTCCAGACCCATTACCAAGATGATCGTCACCCAGCCCAAAGGCATGAGCTCTGGGTCCCAGTCCACCGCCACAAAGATCATCCCAACCAAGATCGTCTACGGCCAGCAGGGCAAGACACAG GTTCTCATTAAGCCTAAGCCAGTCTTCCAGACGGCGGTCGTGAGCGAACACACCAGGCAGCTGGTCACTGAGGCGCTGCAGCAGGTGACCCGCTCAGCAGAAATCGGGCAGGGTCAGACCTCAGGCCAGGACGGGTCCACAAAGGACGACGCCGGCAGCTTAGCTGCCGAGTCCTCCCATGGCAGCGCTCAAG AGTCTCAGCCTGTAGTGCACGTGGTGTCCTCCAGAGAGCAGGATTGGACAGAACAGGAAGTATCTGTGGAGTCCAGCCCCACTATTATCTACCAGGAGGTGTCTGGTGGGGAATCCCAGTCCGCCACTTCCACCATCAAAGCCCTGTTGGAGCTTCAGCAGACAACAG CAGTGAAGGAGAAGGGAGAGCCCAAACCCAGGCAGCACACCATCGACCTGAGCCAGATGGCCGTGCCCATCCAGCTGGCCCAGGAGAAGAAGCCCAGCCCGGAGTCCCCTAGGCCCTCCACCTCAGAGGCTGAGCCCAGTACTGAGTACGTCACAGCAG GTAAAGTCAGCAGCAGAGTGGTAGTGCCCTCGGAGGATGATAACGTGGTCATGTCCTCCAGCCAGCAGCTGGGGAAGCCTCCCAAAATCAGCAGCCAGGCTACCGTGGTAACCAAACCAGCTGCTACCGTCCTCTCTGCAGCTTCCCACGTCAGCCACATG CCCTCTGACAGCCATGGTAAAACGGAAACTGTGTTAGAGGTGGGCGAGCTGGAAGGCGACACCTTGGACCCCCAAACAGGCTTGTTTTACCGCTCCAGCCAACCAACTACAGATCCCATAAAGCAAACCACCCACTCCGCAGCCGCTCAGCCGCACCCCCCGAGCCAGGCAGAGGCCGAGCAGAGCCGCCACAGCTCCGCCTACACTCAGCCGCCACTGCCTCCACCACAACTGCATAGCAAACCTCAAATCAGCCagccttcctcttcctccaccatCTTCCCCTCTACTCTTCCTCCGACTAAGAAACTCCCAAAACTACGAGAGCAGAGTCAGCCCAAACCCCAGGCCTTAACCCAGAGCCCCAAAGACAGACCCCTGACTGCACCACTCCAAGCTGGGGCAAAGGTCACGGCCCTGGCCACACCAACCAAGCCCCTGTTGACGCCGCAGCTTCCGAAGCTCCAGCAAGCACCCACATCTCACCACAGACCCCTGCACACACCCATGTCCCACCCTCCTCCACTGCAGGCGCACCACCCTGTCAGCACTGAAAAGACTGCCTCCAGCCAG CAGCCAATCATCACACAGAGCGCCACCGTCACCAAGATCACCTTTGGCAGCGCCCACCATTCATCGCCAGTCTTTAGCAGCGGTGAGGCCACCGCCAAACTGATTCCCGAGTCCAGCTCCAGGCCCTCGGGAGACAAGCCCTCGGTGTCAGACATCCTGAAGATTTCCATGATGGAAGCAGAGATCGATCCAAGCACAGAGCCCATGGTGGTGGATTCCTCCAGTGACTGCGGCCCTATGGGGAAAGCCATGGAGGTGCAGGCCGTGTCAGGCACACTGGACTCGGGCCAGTTCATCAGCAGCTCTGGAGCTTCCATGCATCATCCCCTCACAAAACCCCAGCAGTTCAGCTGCATGCAAGGCCTCACAGCACAGAGGGGCAAAGAAGACCTGGAGATCATTGAG GTGATTCCTCAGTACTCCATCCTGCCGGACTCCAGCCAATCCAACGTGGTGGTGGAGCCCAGCGGCTTCCTGGAGATCACCAATTACACCAGCCAGCAGCTGGAGGAGGATAGCCCCATGGAGCAGGAGGTGGACAGCAGCAACGATGAGGCCACAGCAGCCAGTCCCCCGAACCAACCATAG
- the emsy gene encoding BRCA2-interacting transcriptional repressor EMSY isoform X6, translating into MPMIQLEKPVLTGTMPVVWPTILDLGRDECKRILRKLELEAYAGVISALRAQGDLTKDKKDLLGELTKILGISTERHRAEVRRAVNDERLTTIAYHMSGPNSSSEWSIEGRRLVPLMPRLVPQTAFTVTANAVASATANQNASLLLPAETGNKEVVVCYSYTSTTGTSTSATATSGTIGATVKSPRPPSPSSNVVVLPSGSTVYVKSVSCSDEDEKPRKRRRTNSSSSSPVMLKEVSKVSPPISKNITVPVSGSPKMSNIMQSIANSLPPHLSPVKITFTKPTIQTTNTTTQKVIIVTTSPSSNFVPNILSKSHAHNNAALSKLISTSMLTAPTQKQTVVFPASVSPSSNTVAVTTMVSSTPSVVMSTTCASSAGVKVASARLPSPKTLVGSPAQILAQFPKQQSPKQLQQSSSMGVCSVSQTQTTSTSPGSKPTIQIKQESGVKIITQQVQPSKILPKPSSVALSSSSSSPIMVVSSNGAIMTTKLVTQATATQATYTRPTVSPSLGARISAAGGGTTYVKTTSGSIITVVPKSLATLGGKIISSNIVSGTTTKITTIPMSSKPNVIVVQKTTGKGATIQGLPGKNVVTTLLNAGGEKGLQAVQGTKPAIITASRPITKMIVTQPKGMSSGSQSTATKIIPTKIVYGQQGKTQVLIKPKPVFQTAVVSEHTRQLVTEALQQVTRSAEIGQGQTSGQDGSTKDDAGSLAAESSHGSAQESQPVVHVVSSREQDWTEQEVSVESSPTIIYQEVSGGESQSATSTIKALLELQQTTVKEKGEPKPRQHTIDLSQMAVPIQLAQEKKPSPESPRPSTSEAEPSTEYVTAGKVSSRVVVPSEDDNVVMSSSQQLGKPPKISSQATVVTKPAATVLSAASHVSHMPSDSHGKTETVLEVGELEGDTLDPQTGLFYRSSQPTTDPIKQTTHSAAAQPHPPSQAEAEQSRHSSAYTQPPLPPPQLHSKPQISQPSSSSTIFPSTLPPTKKLPKLREQSQPKPQALTQSPKDRPLTAPLQAGAKVTALATPTKPLLTPQLPKLQQAPTSHHRPLHTPMSHPPPLQAHHPVSTEKTASSQQPIITQSATVTKITFGSAHHSSPVFSSGEATAKLIPESSSRPSGDKPSVSDILKISMMEAEIDPSTEPMVVDSSSDCGPMGKAMEVQAVSGTLDSGQFISSSGASMHHPLTKPQQFSCMQGLTAQRGKEDLEIIEVIPQYSILPDSSQSNVVVEPSGFLEITNYTSQQLEEDSPMEQEVDSSNDEATAASPPNQP; encoded by the exons ATG CCCATGATTCAGCTGGAGAAACCGGTGCTGACTGGTACCATGCCTGTGGTATGGCCCACCATCCTTGACCTGGGCAGGGATGAGTGCAAAAGAATTCTCCGTAAACTTG AGCTGGAGGCTTATGCTGGGGTTATCAGTGCCCTGCGAGCCCAAGGAGACCTGACAAAGGACAAGAAGGATCTGCTCGGAGAACTCACTAAAATCCTTGG TATCTCAACAGAGCGCCATCGTGCAGAAGTCCGCAGGGCTGTCAATGATGAACGCCTCACCACCATTGCATATCA TATGTCAGGTCCTAACAGCTCGTCCGAATGGTCCATTGAAGGACGGCGGCTTGTTCCCTTGATGCCGAGGCTGGTCCCTCAGACAGCCTTTACTGTGACTGCTAATGCTGTGGCCAGTgctacagccaatcagaatgcCTCCCTTCTGTTGCCAGCTGAAACGGGAAACAAAGAAG TGGTTGTATGTTACTCCTACACAAGCACCACCGGCACCTCAACCAGCGCTACAGCGACCAGCGGCACCATAGGAGCAACTGTAAAATCCCCACGACCACCCAGTCCTTCATCCAACGTTGTGGTGTTGCCCAGCGGGAGCACCGTCTATGTAAAAA GTGTGAGCTGTTCCGACGAGGATGAGAAGCCTCGCAAGCGAAGGCGGACAAACTCGTCCAGCTCGTCGCCGGTGATGCTGAAGGAGGTTTCCAAGGTGTCTCCGCCGATATCCAAGAACATCACGGTACCGGTGAGCGGCAGCCCCAAGATGAGCAACATCATGCAGAGCATAGCCAACTCGCTGCCGCCCCACCTGTCCCCCGTCAAGATCACATTCACTAAGCCCACCATCCAGACCACCAACACCACCACGCAGAAG GTGATAATCGTGACAACATCTCCCAGCTCCAACTTTGTGCCCAACATCCTGTCCAAGTCTCACGCTCACAACAACGCTGCTCTGTCCAAGCTGATCTCCACCTCCATGCTGACCGCTCCCACCCAGAAACAGACGGTGGTCTTCCCAGCCAGCGTCAGCCCTTCCTCCAACACCGTCGCAGTGACCACAATGGTCTCCTCTACTCCTTCAGTGGTCATGTCAACAACAT GTGCCTCTTCAGCTGGGGTGAAGGTGGCTTCAGCCAGACTTCCATCACCTAAGACCCTGGTGGGGTCGCCGGCTCAGATCCTGGCCCAGTTCCCCAAACAGCAGTCACCCAAACAGCTGCAGCAGAGCTCATCTATGGGAGTTTGTAGTGTCAGCCAGACCCAGACCACCAGCACCTCACCGGGCTCCAAACCCACCATTCAGATCAAACAAGAGTCGG GGGTCAAGATAATCACTCAGCAGGTTCAGCCCAGCAAAATCCTACCCAAGCCATCATCCGTGGCTTTGTCCAGCAGCAGCTCATCCCCCATCATGGTCGTCAGTAGCAACGGAGCCATCATGACCACCAAACTGGTCACTCAGGCCACAG CTACCCAGGCCACCTATACGAGACCGACTGTTAGCCCCAGCCTCGGCGCCAGAATATCAGCCGCCGGTGGGGGGACCACCTACGTCAAGACCACCAGCGGCAGCATCATCACAGTGGTGCCCAAGTCGCTGGCCACTCTGGGCGGGAAGATCATCAGCAGTAACATCGTCTCCG GCACAACGACTAAGATCACCACCATCCCAATGAGCTCCAAGCCGAACGTCATCGTGGTTCAGAAAACCACTGGAAAAGGAGCAACCATCCAAGGACTACCTGGCAAAAATGTGGTCACCACGCTTTTAAATGCTGGG GGTGAGAAGGGCCTGCAGGCTGTTCAGGGGACCAAACCAGCAATCATTACTGCCTCCAGACCCATTACCAAGATGATCGTCACCCAGCCCAAAGGCATGAGCTCTGGGTCCCAGTCCACCGCCACAAAGATCATCCCAACCAAGATCGTCTACGGCCAGCAGGGCAAGACACAG GTTCTCATTAAGCCTAAGCCAGTCTTCCAGACGGCGGTCGTGAGCGAACACACCAGGCAGCTGGTCACTGAGGCGCTGCAGCAGGTGACCCGCTCAGCAGAAATCGGGCAGGGTCAGACCTCAGGCCAGGACGGGTCCACAAAGGACGACGCCGGCAGCTTAGCTGCCGAGTCCTCCCATGGCAGCGCTCAAG AGTCTCAGCCTGTAGTGCACGTGGTGTCCTCCAGAGAGCAGGATTGGACAGAACAGGAAGTATCTGTGGAGTCCAGCCCCACTATTATCTACCAGGAGGTGTCTGGTGGGGAATCCCAGTCCGCCACTTCCACCATCAAAGCCCTGTTGGAGCTTCAGCAGACAACAG TGAAGGAGAAGGGAGAGCCCAAACCCAGGCAGCACACCATCGACCTGAGCCAGATGGCCGTGCCCATCCAGCTGGCCCAGGAGAAGAAGCCCAGCCCGGAGTCCCCTAGGCCCTCCACCTCAGAGGCTGAGCCCAGTACTGAGTACGTCACAGCAG GTAAAGTCAGCAGCAGAGTGGTAGTGCCCTCGGAGGATGATAACGTGGTCATGTCCTCCAGCCAGCAGCTGGGGAAGCCTCCCAAAATCAGCAGCCAGGCTACCGTGGTAACCAAACCAGCTGCTACCGTCCTCTCTGCAGCTTCCCACGTCAGCCACATG CCCTCTGACAGCCATGGTAAAACGGAAACTGTGTTAGAGGTGGGCGAGCTGGAAGGCGACACCTTGGACCCCCAAACAGGCTTGTTTTACCGCTCCAGCCAACCAACTACAGATCCCATAAAGCAAACCACCCACTCCGCAGCCGCTCAGCCGCACCCCCCGAGCCAGGCAGAGGCCGAGCAGAGCCGCCACAGCTCCGCCTACACTCAGCCGCCACTGCCTCCACCACAACTGCATAGCAAACCTCAAATCAGCCagccttcctcttcctccaccatCTTCCCCTCTACTCTTCCTCCGACTAAGAAACTCCCAAAACTACGAGAGCAGAGTCAGCCCAAACCCCAGGCCTTAACCCAGAGCCCCAAAGACAGACCCCTGACTGCACCACTCCAAGCTGGGGCAAAGGTCACGGCCCTGGCCACACCAACCAAGCCCCTGTTGACGCCGCAGCTTCCGAAGCTCCAGCAAGCACCCACATCTCACCACAGACCCCTGCACACACCCATGTCCCACCCTCCTCCACTGCAGGCGCACCACCCTGTCAGCACTGAAAAGACTGCCTCCAGCCAG CAGCCAATCATCACACAGAGCGCCACCGTCACCAAGATCACCTTTGGCAGCGCCCACCATTCATCGCCAGTCTTTAGCAGCGGTGAGGCCACCGCCAAACTGATTCCCGAGTCCAGCTCCAGGCCCTCGGGAGACAAGCCCTCGGTGTCAGACATCCTGAAGATTTCCATGATGGAAGCAGAGATCGATCCAAGCACAGAGCCCATGGTGGTGGATTCCTCCAGTGACTGCGGCCCTATGGGGAAAGCCATGGAGGTGCAGGCCGTGTCAGGCACACTGGACTCGGGCCAGTTCATCAGCAGCTCTGGAGCTTCCATGCATCATCCCCTCACAAAACCCCAGCAGTTCAGCTGCATGCAAGGCCTCACAGCACAGAGGGGCAAAGAAGACCTGGAGATCATTGAG GTGATTCCTCAGTACTCCATCCTGCCGGACTCCAGCCAATCCAACGTGGTGGTGGAGCCCAGCGGCTTCCTGGAGATCACCAATTACACCAGCCAGCAGCTGGAGGAGGATAGCCCCATGGAGCAGGAGGTGGACAGCAGCAACGATGAGGCCACAGCAGCCAGTCCCCCGAACCAACCATAG